Proteins co-encoded in one Papaver somniferum cultivar HN1 chromosome 5, ASM357369v1, whole genome shotgun sequence genomic window:
- the LOC113282470 gene encoding protein ANTHESIS POMOTING FACTOR 1 codes for MTALTELDDQIVRNMSIAAVFSDFGGKINSVDFHRTEDLLVTASEDDSVRFYNIATATLLKTTHHKKHGADRICFTHHPSSVICSSTHNLDESLRYLSMFDNRCLRYFKGHKEKVVSLCMSPINDSFMSGSLDHSVRIWDLRVNSCQGILRLRGRPTVAYDQQGLVFAVAMEGGAIKLFDSRSYDKGPFDTFFVGGDTAEVSDIKFSNDGKSMLLTTTHNNIYVLDAYGGEKRCGFSLEPSPNVAIEATFTPDGQYVVSGSGDGTLHAWSINMRNEVACWNSHIGVATCLKWAPRRAMFVAASSVLTFWIPDNTKSSLNSGNTGPDAGI; via the exons ATGACGGCATTAACAGAGCTCGATGATCAGATTGTTCGTAATATGTCCATTGCAGCTGTTTTCTCAGACTTC GGCGGTAAGATCAATTCGGTTGATTTTCATCGTACCGAGGATCTATTGGTTACTGCTAGCGAGGATGACTCCGTGCGGTTTTACAACATTGCAACTGCTAC ATTGTTGAAGACTACACACCATAAGAAGCACGGTGCTGACAGGATATGTTTTACACATCATCCAAGCTCTGTTATCTGCTCTTCGACGCACAATTTGGATG AATCGCTGCGCTATCTTTCAATGTTTGACAATCGATGCCTCCGCTACTTCAAAGGGCACAAGGAGAA AGTTGTTTCTCTCTGCATGTCTCCAATAAACGACAGCTTCATGTCTGGCTCACTAGATCACAGTGTTAGGATTTGGGATCTCCGTGTAAACTCTTGCCag GGAATCCTACGCTTACGTGGTAGGCCTACTGTGGCATACGATCAACAAGGTCTTGTGTTTGCAGTTGCAATGGAAGGGGGTGCTATCAAATTGTTTGATTCACGTTCCTATGATAAG GGTCCTTTCGACACTTTCTTTGTGGGCGGTGATACAGCTGAGGTATCTGATATCAAGTTTAGCAATGATGGCAAGTCTATGCTTTTGACAACGACTCACAACAACATTTATGTTCTTGATGCATATGGTGGAGAGAAG CGATGCGGCTTCAGTTTGGAACCATCTCCCAATGTAGCCATAGAGGCAACTTTCACACCTGATGGGCAATATGTTGTATCCG GCTCTGGAGATGGTACTTTACATGCATGGAGCATCAACATGCGAAATGAG GTGGCATGCTGGAATAGCCACATAGGTGTAGCTACTTGCTTGAAGTGGGCGCCTCGTAGAGCCATGTTTGTAGCTGCTTCCTCGGTTCTAACGTTTTGGATTCCTGACAACACAAAGTCTTCTCTAAACTCGGGCAACACAGGACCTGATGCGGGAATATGA
- the LOC113279487 gene encoding lysM domain receptor-like kinase 3 — protein MGKTMAAQSLILTSYTVRPGDSFVNVSDKIYSGQAWEADGEKSIFITGNDVPINLVCGCIGESSQLVATYTVQDKDTLSIIADLFSTDIGEIEKLNPQMTQKKGFLDIGWVLFVPIDKNGIPACARTHKEIHLIHHQASLRNRFYFDIQQNFNALCCSGRRRNKWKLIIAILSVAMLLSAAAFLMILLKRRTNQQPDEEDPKAVSKRLGPQKTASLRKKYDIEDVTAFESERPVVYSLDEIEDATMSFDETRKIGEAGYGCVYHGVHGEQEVAIKKMKSNKSKEFFAELKVLCKIHHINVVELLGYASGDDHLYLVYEYVKNGSLAEHLHDPLLKGHQPLSWTARAQIAVDAARGIKYIHDYTKARHVHRDIKTSNILLDKGLRAKVADFGLVKLVERAGEGDIQATRLVGTPGYLPPESVFELQTTSKSDVFAFGVVVAELITGQRALIRNNQEPQKMKSLISVVTPILFRDKDSKIALEAIIDGNLRSCFPMEEVYQMAEIAEWCLETDRPEMQEIVVILSKIQMASVKWEATLGGNSTVFSGLFEGR, from the exons ATGGGTAAAACAATGGCCGCTCAGAGTCTTATACTA ACATCATATACTGTCAGACCTGGAGATTCATTTGTTAATGTTTCAGACAAAATATATAGTGGGCAAGCTTGGGAAGCTGATGGGGAAAAATCAATCTTTATTACAGGAAATGATGTTCCTATAAATCTTGTTTGTGGGTGTATTGGAGAAAGTTCTCAACTAGTTGCAACTTACACTGTTCAAGACAAAGATACATTGTCCATTATAGCTGATTTATTTTCCACTGATATAGGAGAGATAGAAAAACTGAATCCTCAAATGACGCAAAAGAAGGGTTTCCTAGATATTGGATGGGTTTTATTTGTTCCCATAGACAAAAATGGAATTCCTGCGTGCGCAAG AACACATAAAGAAATTCATTTGATCCACCACCAAGCAAGTCTCAGGAACAGGTTCTATTTTGATATTCAACAGAATTTTAACGCTCTCTGCTGctcaggaagaagaagaaacaaatggaagcTGATCATCGCAATATTGTCAGTTGCAATGCTACTTTCTGCCGCTGCATTTCTAATGATCCTTTTAAAGAGAAGGACAAACCAACAGCCCGATGAGGAAGATCCTAAAGCTGTTTCGAAAAGACTGGGTCCGCAAAAAACTGCTTCTTTGAGAAAGAAGTACGACATAGAAG ATGTGACAGCTTTTGAGTCTGAAAGACCTGTTGTATATAGTCTAGATGAAATAGAAGATGCTACAATGAGCTTCGATGAAACAAGGAAAATTGGAGAGGCTGGATATGGTTGCGTCTACCATGGTGTCCATGGAGAACAG GAAGTTGCAATAAAGAAAATGAAGTCTAACAAATCCAAGGAGTTCTTTGCAGAGCTTAAGGTTTTGTGCAAGATACATCACATAAATGTG GTGGAGCTGCTTGGATACGCAAGTGGAGATGATCACCTCTATTTGGTGTACGAGTATGTTAAGAATGGATCGCTCGCTGAGCACCTTCACGATCCATTACTAAAAG GCCATCAGCCTCTCTCGTGGACAGCAAGAGCTCAGATAGCAGTTGATGCTGCCAGGGGTATCAAATACATTCATGACTACACAAAGGCACGTCATGTTCATCGTGACATAAAGACAAGCAACATTTTACTCGACAAAGGACTCAGAGCAAAG GTTGCAGACTTTGGGTTGGTTAAACTAGTTGAGCGCGCCGGGGAAGGAGATATCCAAGCAACACGCTTGGTTGGAACACCTGGTTACCTTCCTCCCGA GTCTGTGTTTGAGCTGCAAACAACCTCCAAATCGGATGTTTTCGCATTTGGGGTAGTTGTAGCAGAGCTAATAACAGGACAGCGTGCTCTCATTCGGAACAACCAGGAACCTCAGAAGATGAAATCACTGATCTCAGTAGTAA CTCCCATCTTATTTCGGGATAAAGACTCCAAGATTGCTTTGGAAGCAATTATAGATGGTAATCTTAGGAGCTGTTTTCCTATGGAGGAAGTATATCAG ATGGCGGAAATTGCGGAATGGTGTTTGGAAACAGACCGACCTGAGATGCAAGAGATTGTCGTGATCTTATCTAAGATTCAGATGGCATCAGTAAAGTGGGAAGCCACACTTGGAGGAAACAGCACGGTTTTCAGTGGGCTATTTGAGGGAAGATGA
- the LOC113277723 gene encoding oleosin 5-like, with protein sequence MAEHQTHHQMQQHGMQHGQHQPGGAMKSLLPEKGPTTSQVVAVVTLFPVGGILLTLAGLILTGTIIGLAVATPLFVIFSPVLVPAAITIGLAVMGFLTSGAFGLTALSSLSWIINYIRGARVPETLDQARRRMQESAGQMTQQVGQKAKDVGQTIQQKA encoded by the coding sequence ATGGCTGAACACCAAACACACCACCAGATGCAACAACATGGAATGCAACATGGCCAGCATCAACCAGGAGGCGCGATGAAGAGTTTGCTTCCAGAGAAAGGTCCAACAACTTCACAAGTGGTTGCAGTTGTCACTTTGTTTCCAGTTGGTGGAATACTACTTACTCTTGCTGGTTTGATCCTCACTGGTACTATCATAGGTTTGGCTGTTGCAACACCACTCTTTGTTATTTTTAGTCCTGTTTTGGTACCTGCTGCTATTACCATTGGTTTAGCTGTTATGGGTTTTCTTACCTCTGGTGCATTTGGGCTTACTGCACTATCATCCCTATCTTGGATTATCAATTACATTCGTGGAGCTCGTGTACCTGAAACCTTGGATCAAGCTAGACGTCGCATGCAGGAATCAGCAGGACAAATGACTCAGCAAGTGGGACAGAAGGCTAAGGATGTAGGGCAAACCATCCAGCAGAAAGCCTGA